The Silene latifolia isolate original U9 population chromosome Y, ASM4854445v1, whole genome shotgun sequence sequence ATGACCAATCAATAATTCCCAATCTTCATCATTTCTCTCATTCTCAAATAcattttcaaaaatattcaccGAACAACCTCTCTCAAACATAGGCTTGGAGGTGCCTCCCGTCTAAGAGAACTCAACTACATTCTCTCCCATTTTGAACGAGAGCTTCCCCTTCTTCACATTGATCACAACTCCTCGGGTTCCCAAGAAAGGCCTTCCAAGTATGATAGGGGTTTGTTAGTCTTCTGGGATGTCCATCACAACAAAATCCGCCGGAATGTAGAAATTTCTAACTTTGACTGGAATGTCCTTAAGGACATCTTGGGGATATTGAACCGATCGATTGGCAAGTTGAAATGTCATAGAAGTGGAAATCATGTTACCAAGACCAAGTTTTCTTGCAATAGGGAGTGGCAAGATGCTCACGCTCGCCCCCAAATCACATAAGGCTCTCTTGATGTTTACATTGCCTACCTTGCATGggatagaaaaactacccgggtcttgcAATTTTTTCGGCATGGGATTGAGTAGCACCGCAATACATTCTCCCGTCAAAGTTACTGGCCCATCACCTCCAATACCTCTTTTCTTTGTCAACACCTCTTTGAGAAATTTGGTGTAGAGTAGCATGTGTGTCACTACCTCGGTGAAAGACAATGAGACTTCAAGTTTCTTCAACGTATCCAAGAACTTAGAGAATTTCTTCTCCTCGTTCGTTGCTCTTTTTCTATTAGGAAATGGTATTGGGGGAATATAAGCCTTGTTAGAAGATGAGGCTTGCTTGGCGTCATCTATCTTTTtggcttctttttctttttccttgctAACCACTTTGTCAACCACAATTTCTTCCAAGACGAAATGTTCTTCATCTTCAAGTTGTTCACTCACTTTCCCTTTCTTGAAGTACTCAACTCCTCCTCCCATTTCATCTTTCTTCCTCCTTGGTTATTCCAATTATTTTCCGCCTCTCAAGGTAACCGCATGGACTTGTTGATGAGGTGGTGGTCCGTCTTTGGCGTTGGAACCTTGCATTGGAAGTAAGTGTGGCCTTCTTGGAAGAttagtgatgcgtgtcatttatatgatgttttacacctcattttacacgcatttcagagctcatttgtgtagtttaagcaaccatttcccctatttccgtgtactttcgtgtttttgtacattattgcagaaatgtgaagaattcaacggaaatcaagctaaatccgtccccgagtatcctgtattgcatttgacgtgaagtattcacttaaggaacgagcttggtgcgcatttcaaggcccaaaagacaaatccacgagaagttaaaagcggactaccagctaaagcagtcgatcgactggcccccttagtcgatcgaccatcccacgggatccagaagctactgttcagctcagagcagtcgatcgaccggttacctcagtcgatcgaccaagccgctacttcagacgagaattaaaagatcgagatttatcaagcccatgagttattaggtttaggaataatagctgcgtacttttctTATATAACGTAGCATGAATTTTTAGAATATGGATCTAGCTTTTACCTCGTTTTACATTGagttttagtttatcaaataattagggttcttaatatTATTTCGTACTaatacttttgcattcggttcttGGATCTCTTTCTGCAATTcaatcggtattcttctgctaataattcagtttgctttattatcgttttgtaggatagaattgctagttagtttcccgaaaccgaactaccgtttatgttaattgtttgttctattgtttcaagcatgaattcttttGCTTATTGCATTAattttattgttgcctttaatttcagtatgagtagctaaattgcttgtgctaggatgtaggggaattatagtgtaggcggcaatagaatgaacacggcctgaatcgcgtgtcagtcgatcgactgccataacTGGTCGATTggctgaccacgtgaggttttaccttcgttttaattgttttaattctttatttgacgaatcgagtgcacacgactagttgaatattTAGGATGTGACtggcccattagatcgagagatagggacagttgattgaccaccaattaaaatgactaaactatgctgagatcgaaggttaggtaaagtttagattgttagtcacttttcaggacgagagtcagtattagtgatattagggacttatagcgagatcgaaagatgctatctgttgagagtggactgagaggacctcttgttttcccgcctcatgtgtttgatttagaccgacttagtttgctgctgccgaaactataatgaaccgaccatcctagtacccttctttattttcgatttaatatatttctttagtttaatttttattgttattagctatagaccaaattgAATCAACCCTCTTATTTGTTAActtagactaaatttagacaacttttaattacattcgcctccttgtggttcgaccctgttaccactagcctaggttagttttaataggaattataaatattatttttggtgctcataacgacgggtatcaa is a genomic window containing:
- the LOC141627735 gene encoding uncharacterized protein LOC141627735, translating into MGGGVEYFKKGKVSEQLEDEEHFVLEEIVVDKVVSKEKEKEAKKIDDAKQASSSNKAYIPPIPFPNRKRATNEEKKFSKFLDTLKKLEVSLSFTEVVTHMLLYTKFLKEVLTKKRGIGGDGPVTLTGECIAVLLNPMPKKLQDPGSFSIPCKVGNVNIKRALCDLGASVSILPLPIARKLGLGNMISTSMTFQLANRSVQYPQDVLKDIPVKVRNFYIPADFVVMDIPED